The Vibrio toranzoniae sequence GTCGATGATTGAGTCGATTCCTGAAGACTTGAAGTTGGCGATTACTGTGTCTCTCGGCTTATTCATTGCTTTTTTAGGCCTTAAGAATGCAGGTATCATCGTTTCTAACCCGTTCGTACTGGTTGGTTTAGGCGACATTTCCGATCCAAAAGTGGTCATCGCTTACGTGAGCATCTTCATCGCACTAGGCTGTATGGTTCGTGACATCAAGCTAGCGACGTTCATTTCGTTCGTTTCTGCTATCGTATTGACCATTCTTGCTGACTTCTTCATGGGAACTTCAAACGCACCCATTCCAGATCAGTTTGTTGCTATGCCACCAAGCATGGCCGGCAGCTTCGGGGCTATTTTTGATTTCTCTGCTTTCACGCCTGAGAAAATGTTCGATCTAATGTTCATCGTCCTTATCTTCCTGATTGTCGATTTCTTTGATGGCCTGAGCACGATTGTGGGCGTTGGTCGTGATGCGGGTATCATCGATAAAGATGGCAAGGTGCCAAACGCGAAGTCAGCGTTGGTTGCTGATGCGGGCGGTACGGTGATTGGTTCTATTCTTGGTACGACATCAATTACCGCTTTCTCTGAGTCTGGCATTGCTTCTTCTCAAGGTGCAAAAACGGGGTTAGCGGCAGTGATGGTGGCTAGTCTGTTCTTAATCTCGCTCTTCCTATACCCAATCTTCTCTATCTTCTCGGCAGCAATGGTTGCGCCAGCGATGGTCGTGGTCGGTATCTATATGGTGGGCCGTCTTGGTCAGATTAATTGGGAAAAGAAAGAGTCACGTATTGCAGCCTTCTTCACCATCATGTTCACCGTACTAAGCTTCTCACCTGCGAACGGTATGGCGATGGGCTTCATCAGCTACGCATTCACTATGGTTGTCGCGGGTAAGCGCAAAGAAGTACACCCGCTTATCTACGGACTGTGTGTGGTGTTCTTAACTTACCTGATTCTGCTATAAGCTTAATGCGAAGTAACGCTTGTTAAGCAACAGTCGTTAAGTAAAAAACCAATAGATGGCTCTGCAGTGAATGTGGGGCCATTTTTGTATTCGTCATCTCTTAGAATGCGCGACTTATATTGATGCATGCTATTGTAGAGGTTGGATTAATTATTTTTTGAAGAGTGACTATGTCTTTTCATTTACCTGAATCTTTTAGTAAACCGTTTTTAAAAGTGTTCCACATTATGGAAGCGGTATTGCTGGTGGCGATCACACTGGCGACCTTGTTTGCGATGGTCGAAGAGTTCATGCACGTTTTTTCTGAACGCCGAGTGCAACTGACCGATATTCTTCTGATGTTTATTTACTTGGAAGTGTTGGCGATGGTTCAGCAGTTTGTGATGAACGGTAAGATCCCAGTCCGATACCCAATCTACATTGCGATGATGGCGATTGCTCGTTACATCACCTTAGGTATGAAGGAGCTCGATGCAGTATTGATCGTTTGGTTGTCTTTAGCGGCATTTACCCTGGCAGCTGCCACATTACTGATTCGAGTCGGACATCACTATTGGCCCTATGTCGACCTTCGAACTAAGCAACCGGATGAGTAAATGTTAGTTTTCTTTCGACTCAGCGCGTAGCACAAGAGCCCCAGTTCGCTGGGGCTCATAGATGCGAATTGAACGAAAAATAAATTTTATTGAAATAACGCTTTACAACTCAGCTCAGATAACTAATAATCACCTCGCTCTGTTTTCAGAGTTATTAAATGAAACATCCAGTTGTAAAGAAAAACCCTCAGTATTGCTTCGTTGTTATCCTCAGTGTTTCCCTTAGCTTCATAGATACATTAAATAATTCAAGCTTTCAGCGCATCGCACTTTTGGCGATTAATTTTTTATTTTTATATAAGGGACACAACATGTCTAACAAAACAAACGGCGTAGTAAAATGGTTTAACGAAGAGAAAGGTTTCGGTTTCCTAACTCAAGACAACGGCGGCGCTGACGTATTCGTTCACTTCCGTGCTATCGCTTCTGAAGGTTTCAAGACTCTTAAAGAAGGCCAACAAGTGTCTTTCGAAGTAGAGCAAGGCCAAAAAGGTCTTCAAGCTGCAAACGTTGTAGCTGTATAAGATTTAAGTCGACGCAGGTTGTATACAACCTGCGTCACTTTCCCGCTTTACCTTCTGCTTTAATTTCTATCTCCTGCTTCAAGCTTTCATCTCCCTCTGAAATATCTTTAATACCCTTTTACTCTCGTTACCCCCATTACTTCTTTACACCCTTATCGTAATCCACAATCTATACTTCGTTCTAAGCTAATTTCCCGGCTCAATTCTGACCTTCGATTTTTTTGCTGTGTATTATGGTATTGATAAAAAAAGCCCCTAAATTTAGGAGCTTATCTTTAAGTTAATCAACACTGATTCAGCTAATGGTTATTCAGCGTGTTACTGACAAACTGTTATTCAATGTTTTGGATCTGCTCACGCATCTGTTCGATAAGAACTTTAAGCTCTACGCCTGATGCTGTGATGTCTGTGCTGATAGACTTAGATGCTAGCGTGTTTGACTCACGGTTGAACTCTTGCATCATGAAGTCCAGTTTACGGCCACAAGCGCCGCCTTTCTTCAGTACTGCATTCGCTTCTTTCACGTGAGAGTCTAGACGATCCAGTTCTTCGGCTACGTCAGATTTCTGTGCTAGCAGGATAAGCTCTTGCTCAACGCGAGAACCTTCCAGTTCAATTTTTGCATCTTCAAACTTGGTAAGCAGACGCTCACGTTGCCATTCTAGGATCTCAGGCATGCGTGCACGAACTTTCACGACTTCTTCTGTGATTGCATCTAAGCGCTGTACGATAAGCGCCTTCATGTTTTCACCTTCGCGAGCACGAGCATCAATGAACTCTGCGATTGCTTCGTTGAATGCGTCCAGTAGGTCTTGGTTGATGGCATCCATATCTTGCTCAGGTGTTTCCATCACGCCAGGCCAGTTCATCACTTGGAATGGGTTCAAACGGCTCTCTTCGCCTGTCATCGTCATTACTTGGTTAGCCGCATTAATTACTTGCTGTGCCAAACCTTCGTTGATGCTTAGCTCACCTTTAGCGGCTGGGTTTGCTTCGAAGCGTAGGTTACATTCAACCTTGCCGCGCGCTAGACGCTTACGAAAGCGCTCACGTAGGATTGGCTCTAAACCACGGAACTGTTCAGGCATACGGAAGTAAGTTTCTAGGTAACGTTGGTTTACACTACGGATTTCCCATACTGCGCTGCCCCAATCGCCTTTTACTTCTTTGCGTGCGTACGCGGTCATACTATAAATCATCGAATTTTCCTGTCTTTTATCATTCTGAAAATAACGCGCACGCATAGTATCACGATACGGGTTGCACCCGAAGCCAGAGCTTTTCACGTGAGTTAGCCTTTCAGTATCATTCTTTCTTTCACGATAGTTTCCTTTTCGCAGTCGTTTCCCTTTCACGGTAAACCTCCTGTTACGAAAAATAGCTTTCGATGGTAAATCGCTTTGAACGGTAAATAGATTTGAAAGGTAAACTGCTATATAATCTTGCCCCAATCAAAACTGTCTCACCCCTTTCTCAGGTGATGCACTCTTTCGATAGTAAATCACTTCAGACTGTTAATAAGGTAGATACCAATGCGTCCAAATGACCGCGCTGCAGATCAAATTCGTCCAATTAAAATTACTCGTAACTACACAGCTTATGCTGAGGGTTCTGTATTAGTTGAGTTCGGCAACACTAAAGTTCTATGTAATGCAACGGTAGAAGAAAACGTGCCGCGTTGGTTAAAAGGCCAAGGAAAGGGTTGGGTAACCGCGGAATACGGCATGCTGCCACGTGCAACACACACTCGTAACCGTCGTGAAGCGGCGAGTGGTAAGCAAGGTGGTCGTACGATGGAAATCCAACGTCTGATCGCGCGTAGCCTACGTGCCGTTGTTGATCTAAAAGCAATGGGTGAAATCATGATCACTGTCGATTGTGATGTTATCCAAGCAGACGGCGGTACACGTACTGCGTCTATCTCTGGTGCAAGCGTAGCGATGGCTGACGCAATCAAGAGCCTATTAGACAGCGGCAAACTGAAAAAGAACCCAATGAAAGGCCACGTAGCGGCAGTTTCAGTGGGCATCGTTGGTGCACAAGCACTGTGTGACCTTGAGTACGTTGAAGACTCAGCAGCCGATACCGATATGAACGTTGTAATGACCGAAGACGGTAAGATGATTGAGATTCAAGGCACTGCAGAAGGCGAACCGTTCAGCCACGAAGAGCTGATGCAGCTTTTAGCCCTGGCGAATAAGGGCATTGCCGATATCGTCGAAGCGCAGAAAGCGGCGTTGGCAGAATAGTTTTTAGATAGCTCCCAAATGGGGGCTATTTTTTTATTTAGAAAATACAGCATCGTTAGCTTTCGAAGTGATCGGAAGCTAGGAATTGGAAAGTAAATTAATTTAGAGGATGAGCATGAAAGCATATCAACGTGAATTTATTGAATTTGCACTAGAGAAAGAAGTACTTAAGTTTGGTGAGTTTACTTTAAAGTCTGGCCGTAAGAGCCCTTACTTCTTCAATGCTGGATTGTTTAATACAGGTCGTGACTTAGCGCGTTTAGGTCGCTTCTACGCAGCAGCATTGGCGGATTCAGGTATTGAGTTCGATGTACTATTTGGCCCTGCATACAAAGGTATCCCAATCGCGACGACAACAGCGGTTGCACTAGCTGATCACCACGATGTGGACACGCCTTACTGCTTTAACCGTAAAGAAGCGAAGAACCACGGCGAAGGGGGCAACCTAGTCGGTAGTGCACTTGAAGGCCGTATCATGCTGGTAGACGATGTGATCACTGCAGGTACTGCGATTCGTGAGTCGATGGAAATCATCCAAGCGAACGGCGCTGATCTAGCGGGTGTGCTTGTGGCGATTGACCGCCAAGAGAAAGGCAAAGGCGAACTGTCTGCAATTCAAGAAGTTGAACGCGATTTCGGTTGTGCAATCATCTCAATTGTTAGCCTGACAGACCTTGTGACTTTCCTTGAAGAGAAAGGCACAGATGCAGCACATCTAGACGCAGTAAAAGCGTACCGCGCTCAATACGGAATCTAATAAAGTTTGTTGTAGCGATAGAATGCATAAGGGGCTGATGAATCATCAGCCCCTTTTCTTTTGGTTCAAAATATTACTTATAACGAATGCCACGCTCTACTTCTGGATCTTCCATTGTCTTGAAGCGCTTGTGCAGCCACATCCATTGCTCTGGCGCTCGTAAGATAATTTTCTCTAGGTAGCTGTTCATGTAAGCCGCCGCCGCTTTCTCATCTTTTTGTGGATAGTTATCTTCGATCGACTCATCCGCCATAATCTCATACTTGCCATCGGCATTTCTAAAACCTGACCCAGGAACCAGTGCACATCGGCTGGTGTACGCAAGAATACTGGTGCCTGTGGTAGTACATGCATCTTCTACCGCGAAGAAAGGCACAAACACTGATTTGTTACGGCCGTAATCATGATCCGGCAGGTAGAAAAGGATTTCACCCTGACGCAGAATTCGAATCATACGCTTCACGTCTTTACGGTGAATCAGGCGATTGCCATTCTGAGTACGACCACGGTATTGAATGAACTCATAAGCCGGATTATTGTGTGGGCGGTAAACCCCTAAACCTGAAATACCTAGAACAGCCATTGCTCGCGCGGTGATCTCTAAGTTCAAGGCATGCACACAGCACAGAAGAACGCCTTTGCCGTTGGCTTTGTGCGTACGTAGCATTTGAGTGTCTTTATCCACTAAGATGCGCTTGAAGCGCCATGTTGGCCAAAACCACGTAATACCGGTTTCGATCAGCGCCATTCCCGTATTTTTGAAGTTCTCACTGACCATTGCCGCGACTTCATCAGCTGGCTTGTCTGGGAAGGATAGCTCCAAATTACGGGTTGCTACCGCGACGCGCTTCTTGCCAAAACGAGCACCAAGAGAACCCAATGAACGACCTAGCAGTAATAATATACGGTAAGGGAGAACATTAACGATAAGCGCTAATAATCCAAAACCGAACCAAACGCTCCAATATTTTGGGTGGAGTAGCGCCAGAGTAAAAGGTGGCTTAGTAATAACGTGTTGTGTCGTGCCGTTTTCTGGAGAAGTTTTCGTCGTCATAACCATCACTTAAGATTTGATTGCTACTTAATTTAATTGCTACTTAATTTAATTGCTACTTAATCTGAACGCTTAGCAGAGCCCAGTAAGCATCAAAGTTTTCTGTCGGTTGATATTTGAAGTCTGAGCGAACAAATCGATTTAAGCTGCCTTCAACCTGACCGAGCAATTGCGCGGCTAAGATTTTTTCATCAACCGGGAATGATTTCCCTTCACGAAGCTTTCTTTCACGCAGAATTTGGCGAAGTTGAGTCTCAATACGCTCGAAAAGTTGATTGATTCGTTCACGAAGACGCTCATTCTCAAACATTAGAGCATGACCCGATAAAATACGAGTCAGGCCTGGGTTGCGCTCAGAGAAGACTAAGATAAGTTGCATTACTAGGCGTATACGTTCAAGTGTGTCTTTCTCTTCATTGAGAATACGGTTGATTCGAGACATCAACGCTTCTTCAATGAATTCGATTAGGCCTTCAAACATCCGAGCTTTACTTGGGAAGTGGCGGTATAACGCTGCTTCAGATACGCCGACTTGTTTGGCCAACTTTACCGTTGTGATACGAGAAGCACCTTCGGTCGATTCCAACATTTGTGCTAGAGCTTGCAGGATTTCTTCACGACGGTTTGATTTTCGAGTACCAGCCATCTATTTACTTCCTTTCCTAAAGATGAGGATTGAGTGAAGAAGGATTATAAACACCATTCAATTCTGTTCCTAGTTTTGTAAGACCTAGGTCAACAGAATCGAGAGGTGTCAGCAGGTTGTCAGAGTTAAATCGTGTGTTTATTCGACAATAAGTTGCTGGATCTGATCGAGGATCTGGAAACCTAGCGTATCTTTGCTATCAAGAGGCAGAGATTTATCGCCACCTTTCCAATAAAGGTGCAACTCATTGCTGCTGCTATTAAAGCCTTGGCCTTCGACAGACACATCGTTGGCACAAATCATATCGAGGTTCTTTCTTTCCAGTTTGCCGCGCGCGTATTTTTCAATATCTTGAGTTTCTGCAGCGAAGCCTACGGTAAAAGGGCGACCTTTGGTCATTGAAGCAACAGAAGCGACAATGTCTGGGTTCTTAACCATTTGAATTGTCATGTCGTCTTTACCATCGACCTTTTTAAGCTTCTGGTCTGCAATGGTCTCAGGGCGGTAATCGGCAACCGCAGCGCAGCTGATGAAAATATCGTGTTGAGCAGCGTTTTCTGTAACCGCATCAAACATCTGTTGTGCGCTATCTACATCAACACGAGTTACTTTGTTTGGTGTCGCGAGTGATACAGGGCCACTGACTAGGGTGACCGTTGCGCCTTGTTTAGCAGCGGCTTCAGCTAGTGCATAGCCCATTTTTCCTGAGCTGTGATTCGTAATGTAACGTACAGGGTCGATCGCTTCACGAGTCGGGCCTGCAGTAATAAGCACAGAACGGCCAGCAAGTGGCTTAGGTTGGAAGAAGTCTTCACAGCGATGCACGAGCTGCATTGGTTCTAACATGCGTCCCATACCGACATCACCACACGCTTGTTCGCCTGCAGCTGGGCCCCAGATTTCACAACCCCGGCGTTTTAGCGTTGCGATGTTCTCTTGAGTGGCAGGGTGGCTGTACATTTGCTGGTTCATGGCCGGAGATACCGCCACTGGCGCATCGGTTGCTAAAACCAGAGTCGTCAGTAGGTCGTTGCCCATGCCTGCTGTCATGCGCGCAATAAGGTCAGCGGTTGCTGGCGCTAGTAAGACTAAGTCCGCCCACTTTGCGAGCTCGATGTGTCCCATCGAAGCCTCAGCTGCAGGATCAAGCAAACTATCAGACACTGGCCTTCCAGAGACGGCTTGCATGGTGAGGGGAGTAATGAACTCCTTGGCCGCATTTGTCATCACGACTTGTACCTGTGCCCCACGTTCAATTAAGCGACGAGTCAGTTCGGCACATTTATAAGCAGCGATACCACCACTAATACCAAGTAGGATTTTTTTACCTGCTAGGCCTTGTTGGTCAGCGTTACTCAGTTGATTAACCAATGTTTGCATGATTCTGTTCCTTAATTTTTCTGGGACTTACGATATCAGAACAAAGGATTAGTGCCTAGAAGCAGAGTTCGAACAGAGTTGACGCGCATCAAGTTGGTGTTATCAAACTTATCAATTACATGATTTTACAAGCGGCTCGACCCCCTTCTACTGCATTGAAGGATCTCAATGAGCAAGGCCATTAAGCTGATGGGCTGTATTTATGACCAACGAAATAGCCTTTATATGCCTATCAGTAATATTCCTGCCGAATCGATGCCAAGAGAAAAACTACTAAATAGAGGGCCGGATTCTTTGAGTGATGCAGAATTGCTCGCGATATTTCTTCGTACAGGTACGCAGGGAATGAACGTATTAGAGTTAGCCGATAAGTTGATCAAAGACTCTGGCTCGCTGCGGCAACTGTTTTCTGCAACGGAAACGGAATTCTGTGCCCATAAAGGGTTGGGGCAAGCGAAATATGTTCAACTGCAGGCAGTGTTAGAGATGACGCAACGTTATTTAGCAGAGACATTATCTCGAGGGGATGCATTGACGAGCCCCAACCATACCAAGCTCTATCTTTCGAGTATGCTGCGCGATCGCCAGCGAGAAGCCTTCTATATATTGTTCCTCGATAACCAAAATAGAGTGATAAAAGATGAGGTGATGTTTGAAGGAACCATCGATGCCGCATCGGTTTACCCTCGGGAAGTGGTTAAACGCGCACTTCATCATAATGCGGCGGCATTAATTTTAGCGCATAACCATCCTTCGGGTATCGCAGAGCCAAGTCAAGCAGATAGGCGAATCACACGCCGTTTAACCGATGCATTAGCGCTGGTGGACATCCGAATCCTCGACCATTTTGTCGTTGGAGATGGCGAAGTTGTCTCTTTTGCAGAGCGTGGATGGATTTGAATCACATTTTAGGTTGTTAGTTACGTTAAATCTGCTATTATTCCGCCCACATTTTTAGACCTAAAATCAGCTCTGATTACTCAAGCAAGCTGCGCTGCACAAAAAAAGATCACGAAATCCGTAAAAAGGATCTGTTCGGGT is a genomic window containing:
- the rph gene encoding ribonuclease PH, giving the protein MRPNDRAADQIRPIKITRNYTAYAEGSVLVEFGNTKVLCNATVEENVPRWLKGQGKGWVTAEYGMLPRATHTRNRREAASGKQGGRTMEIQRLIARSLRAVVDLKAMGEIMITVDCDVIQADGGTRTASISGASVAMADAIKSLLDSGKLKKNPMKGHVAAVSVGIVGAQALCDLEYVEDSAADTDMNVVMTEDGKMIEIQGTAEGEPFSHEELMQLLALANKGIADIVEAQKAALAE
- the cspE gene encoding transcription antiterminator/RNA stability regulator CspE — encoded protein: MSNKTNGVVKWFNEEKGFGFLTQDNGGADVFVHFRAIASEGFKTLKEGQQVSFEVEQGQKGLQAANVVAV
- the pyrE gene encoding orotate phosphoribosyltransferase, which translates into the protein MKAYQREFIEFALEKEVLKFGEFTLKSGRKSPYFFNAGLFNTGRDLARLGRFYAAALADSGIEFDVLFGPAYKGIPIATTTAVALADHHDVDTPYCFNRKEAKNHGEGGNLVGSALEGRIMLVDDVITAGTAIRESMEIIQANGADLAGVLVAIDRQEKGKGELSAIQEVERDFGCAIISIVSLTDLVTFLEEKGTDAAHLDAVKAYRAQYGI
- a CDS encoding NCS2 family permease → MSTDSTLKAQNTSGSLDSMFKITERKTTIGTELYAGFITFLAMSYILAVNPAILGGIPGMDKGAVFTATALAAAIATLIMGIWGNYPVMLAPGMSMNGFFKGLLLSGSVAVLWNEALFGIFLSGILYLAFSLTNIRKSMIESIPEDLKLAITVSLGLFIAFLGLKNAGIIVSNPFVLVGLGDISDPKVVIAYVSIFIALGCMVRDIKLATFISFVSAIVLTILADFFMGTSNAPIPDQFVAMPPSMAGSFGAIFDFSAFTPEKMFDLMFIVLIFLIVDFFDGLSTIVGVGRDAGIIDKDGKVPNAKSALVADAGGTVIGSILGTTSITAFSESGIASSQGAKTGLAAVMVASLFLISLFLYPIFSIFSAAMVAPAMVVVGIYMVGRLGQINWEKKESRIAAFFTIMFTVLSFSPANGMAMGFISYAFTMVVAGKRKEVHPLIYGLCVVFLTYLILL
- the slmA gene encoding nucleoid occlusion factor SlmA, coding for MAGTRKSNRREEILQALAQMLESTEGASRITTVKLAKQVGVSEAALYRHFPSKARMFEGLIEFIEEALMSRINRILNEEKDTLERIRLVMQLILVFSERNPGLTRILSGHALMFENERLRERINQLFERIETQLRQILRERKLREGKSFPVDEKILAAQLLGQVEGSLNRFVRSDFKYQPTENFDAYWALLSVQIK
- the lpxL gene encoding LpxL/LpxP family Kdo(2)-lipid IV(A) lauroyl/palmitoleoyl acyltransferase; its protein translation is MTTKTSPENGTTQHVITKPPFTLALLHPKYWSVWFGFGLLALIVNVLPYRILLLLGRSLGSLGARFGKKRVAVATRNLELSFPDKPADEVAAMVSENFKNTGMALIETGITWFWPTWRFKRILVDKDTQMLRTHKANGKGVLLCCVHALNLEITARAMAVLGISGLGVYRPHNNPAYEFIQYRGRTQNGNRLIHRKDVKRMIRILRQGEILFYLPDHDYGRNKSVFVPFFAVEDACTTTGTSILAYTSRCALVPGSGFRNADGKYEIMADESIEDNYPQKDEKAAAAYMNSYLEKIILRAPEQWMWLHKRFKTMEDPEVERGIRYK
- the coaBC gene encoding bifunctional phosphopantothenoylcysteine decarboxylase/phosphopantothenate--cysteine ligase CoaBC, with amino-acid sequence MQTLVNQLSNADQQGLAGKKILLGISGGIAAYKCAELTRRLIERGAQVQVVMTNAAKEFITPLTMQAVSGRPVSDSLLDPAAEASMGHIELAKWADLVLLAPATADLIARMTAGMGNDLLTTLVLATDAPVAVSPAMNQQMYSHPATQENIATLKRRGCEIWGPAAGEQACGDVGMGRMLEPMQLVHRCEDFFQPKPLAGRSVLITAGPTREAIDPVRYITNHSSGKMGYALAEAAAKQGATVTLVSGPVSLATPNKVTRVDVDSAQQMFDAVTENAAQHDIFISCAAVADYRPETIADQKLKKVDGKDDMTIQMVKNPDIVASVASMTKGRPFTVGFAAETQDIEKYARGKLERKNLDMICANDVSVEGQGFNSSSNELHLYWKGGDKSLPLDSKDTLGFQILDQIQQLIVE
- the radC gene encoding RadC family protein, which gives rise to MPISNIPAESMPREKLLNRGPDSLSDAELLAIFLRTGTQGMNVLELADKLIKDSGSLRQLFSATETEFCAHKGLGQAKYVQLQAVLEMTQRYLAETLSRGDALTSPNHTKLYLSSMLRDRQREAFYILFLDNQNRVIKDEVMFEGTIDAASVYPREVVKRALHHNAAALILAHNHPSGIAEPSQADRRITRRLTDALALVDIRILDHFVVGDGEVVSFAERGWI
- a CDS encoding YicC/YloC family endoribonuclease produces the protein MIYSMTAYARKEVKGDWGSAVWEIRSVNQRYLETYFRMPEQFRGLEPILRERFRKRLARGKVECNLRFEANPAAKGELSINEGLAQQVINAANQVMTMTGEESRLNPFQVMNWPGVMETPEQDMDAINQDLLDAFNEAIAEFIDARAREGENMKALIVQRLDAITEEVVKVRARMPEILEWQRERLLTKFEDAKIELEGSRVEQELILLAQKSDVAEELDRLDSHVKEANAVLKKGGACGRKLDFMMQEFNRESNTLASKSISTDITASGVELKVLIEQMREQIQNIE
- a CDS encoding phosphate-starvation-inducible protein PsiE, with the translated sequence MSFHLPESFSKPFLKVFHIMEAVLLVAITLATLFAMVEEFMHVFSERRVQLTDILLMFIYLEVLAMVQQFVMNGKIPVRYPIYIAMMAIARYITLGMKELDAVLIVWLSLAAFTLAAATLLIRVGHHYWPYVDLRTKQPDE